A genomic segment from Deltaproteobacteria bacterium encodes:
- a CDS encoding lipopolysaccharide biosynthesis protein: MSLKDKAIKSVFWSAVEQVGPRIVQFIVLVILARLLMPAEFGLIGMLTVFIALGHIFLDSGFGSALIQKQDATETHYTSVFYANLLLSLLTATALWEAAPWIARFYKQPALVSLTRVLAFNFIFAALGVIQTTLMTKELDFKTQAKVRLIAVTGSGVIGIGMAFMHFGVWSLVGQTLSGTLLDSLTLWFFSRWRPGRNFSLSALRELFGFSSRLLGSGVLDALFRNAYNVAIGKLFAPSELGYYTRARSIQQIPSQTMGGVVGRVAFPVFSRMQGEPERMKNAVRKALKTIALVNFPMMIGLIVTARPLVLVLLGKRWEPAVPFLQMLAIVGLFYPLSMVNLNVLLANGRSDLMFRLEIIKKSMVALNIGITWRWGIKAIIAGQIVTAITSYYLNSYKNGDLIAYPFKAQVTDLLPYMGVAGMMGGAVYMLHRLPFMNDAIMLMSQVVVGGILYVVVCRICRLAMFEEVRNLFFAKIV, encoded by the coding sequence ATGAGTCTGAAGGACAAAGCCATCAAAAGCGTTTTCTGGAGTGCGGTTGAGCAGGTTGGTCCCAGGATCGTCCAGTTCATCGTCCTGGTCATACTCGCAAGGTTGCTTATGCCCGCCGAGTTCGGACTGATCGGGATGTTGACGGTCTTTATCGCACTGGGGCATATCTTCCTGGACAGCGGTTTCGGCTCGGCCCTGATCCAGAAGCAGGACGCGACGGAAACACATTACACATCCGTCTTTTATGCCAATCTCCTGTTAAGCCTTCTGACAGCAACGGCCTTGTGGGAAGCCGCTCCATGGATTGCACGCTTTTACAAACAGCCGGCCCTTGTATCCCTGACCCGCGTGTTGGCCTTCAACTTCATCTTTGCCGCGCTGGGGGTCATCCAGACAACACTGATGACCAAAGAGCTGGATTTCAAGACCCAGGCAAAGGTAAGACTGATTGCCGTAACCGGTTCGGGGGTCATAGGGATCGGTATGGCCTTCATGCATTTCGGCGTCTGGAGCCTTGTCGGCCAAACACTGAGCGGAACACTTCTCGATTCGCTTACCTTGTGGTTCTTCAGCAGATGGCGTCCCGGCCGGAACTTCAGTTTATCGGCCCTCCGTGAACTCTTTGGATTCAGTTCCAGGCTGCTGGGTTCCGGTGTTCTGGATGCCCTTTTCCGCAACGCATACAACGTGGCCATAGGAAAACTGTTTGCACCATCGGAGCTGGGCTACTATACACGGGCACGTTCCATTCAGCAGATCCCCTCGCAGACCATGGGCGGGGTCGTCGGAAGAGTGGCTTTCCCGGTTTTCTCCAGGATGCAGGGAGAACCGGAGCGGATGAAGAATGCAGTACGAAAGGCGCTCAAAACTATCGCCCTGGTTAATTTCCCGATGATGATCGGTCTTATTGTTACCGCCCGGCCGTTGGTCCTCGTATTACTGGGAAAACGATGGGAACCAGCGGTACCCTTCCTGCAGATGCTGGCGATCGTCGGACTCTTTTATCCGCTCAGCATGGTCAACCTGAATGTCCTGCTGGCCAACGGACGTTCCGACCTCATGTTCCGTCTTGAAATCATAAAGAAATCCATGGTGGCCCTGAACATCGGGATCACCTGGCGCTGGGGGATCAAGGCAATAATTGCAGGCCAGATCGTAACGGCAATCACTTCCTATTATCTGAACAGCTACAAGAACGGTGATCTGATTGCATATCCGTTCAAAGCCCAAGTAACCGATCTTCTTCCCTACATGGGGGTCGCGGGCATGATGGGGGGTGCGGTCTACATGCTGCACCGGTTGCCGTTCATGAACGATGCGATAATGCTCATGTCACAAGTCGTTGTAGGCGGAATTCTGTACGTAGTTGTGTGCAGGATTTGCAGGCTGGCGATGTTTGAGGAGGTGCGGAATCTCTTTTTCGCGAAGATTGTATGA
- a CDS encoding PEP-CTERM sorting domain-containing protein, protein MMKKILSVLLLMPCILFAWQPAGAAPIDDPVAWFPFDGNALDAEGNGYNGTVMGGIFTSDRFGNPESALSFDGVDDHVHFDDVLQPSVFTFATWFKTTQSSVGTIFSSDPGENYYSNHGFTVKILWDGRIRVRVDASPQPGPDMSIIDSPAHLNDGKWHQMTTTFSSSGHKLYIDGFLVGENDGPLLYSTTGFPMVIGMTHLTDEDDGLFFSGALDDLKIYDHVLPAEDVQRLSVVPEPASLFLFGIGLIGMIGVHRHARRSRSSQARTHL, encoded by the coding sequence ATGATGAAAAAGATCCTCTCTGTCCTTCTCCTGATGCCCTGCATTCTCTTCGCCTGGCAACCCGCCGGCGCCGCACCGATCGACGATCCGGTAGCCTGGTTCCCCTTCGACGGGAACGCCCTTGATGCCGAGGGAAACGGTTATAACGGAACGGTGATGGGGGGGATATTTACCTCCGACCGGTTCGGGAATCCGGAGAGCGCCCTCTCCTTCGATGGTGTCGATGACCATGTCCATTTCGACGATGTCCTGCAACCGTCGGTCTTTACCTTCGCCACGTGGTTCAAGACCACCCAGAGCTCCGTCGGTACGATCTTCAGCTCCGATCCCGGTGAAAACTATTACAGCAATCATGGTTTTACCGTCAAAATACTATGGGACGGGAGGATTCGTGTACGCGTTGATGCAAGTCCTCAACCCGGACCGGATATGTCTATTATAGACTCTCCGGCTCATTTGAATGATGGCAAATGGCATCAAATGACTACCACGTTTTCTTCTTCAGGGCATAAACTTTATATAGATGGCTTCCTTGTTGGGGAAAACGATGGTCCTCTTCTTTATAGTACAACCGGATTTCCAATGGTCATCGGGATGACCCATCTGACGGATGAAGATGATGGTCTCTTTTTTTCGGGCGCTCTCGATGACCTGAAGATCTATGACCACGTGCTTCCCGCCGAGGATGTGCAGCGGCTGAGCGTCGTACCGGAACCGGCCAGTCTCTTCCTCTTCGGTATCGGCCTGATCGGGATGATTGGGGTCCATCGCCATGCCCGGCGGAGTAGATCATCCCAAGCCAGAACACACTTATAG
- a CDS encoding tetratricopeptide repeat protein translates to MSGTEKKALAAVLIFGAVFAVYAPALSNGFLAIWDDPAYITANPDIAGITLAHLKAVFSHIYVENYAPIHLLSYMMDYALYGLSAAGFHLTNNLVHGFNGALVFLLIYRVSKDLSLSILSALLFALHPVQVESVVWLSERKTILAAAFGLGSFLVFLRFLDRRGRGLYVSALLLFAAALLSKASVVILPLLFLVYLLLFPHEKRHLWFPVIPFFLLAAAGAVLTVMTQRRVIVPYYGGSPYATALTMLPVLAEYLRIFLFPFNLSPSYQPVIYRTFFTPQVFLSLLFLLMLVFLVWRLRRDREVLFWAAWVFIPLLPVLQIIPFVTIMNDRYLYLSLIGMAPLMVKTIRRAAGRNGAVMVTALILALILPQTISRARLWRPGPDLWLDAIRHYPENETLYLQLATVYQKGGRIRAAETAFRKAAAIDSGDLTLHKKYGALLMQAGRDEDAKRELQRVYDAGRRDVELLSNLAYACLDTGDPVSALQHFREALSMNDRDANSIYGMAMVHERMGKWDRAADFWRRFLEVTPPNNAWRGKVEQSLRRDEAKAGGE, encoded by the coding sequence ATGTCCGGTACGGAAAAAAAGGCCCTTGCCGCCGTTCTGATTTTTGGGGCGGTCTTCGCTGTCTATGCCCCGGCGCTTTCAAACGGCTTTCTCGCGATCTGGGACGACCCGGCCTATATCACGGCCAACCCGGATATCGCGGGGATAACCCTTGCTCACCTGAAGGCGGTCTTTTCGCACATCTATGTGGAAAATTATGCTCCGATTCATCTTCTGTCCTACATGATGGACTACGCCCTATACGGTCTTTCCGCCGCCGGATTTCACCTGACGAACAACTTGGTCCACGGCTTCAACGGGGCGCTGGTCTTCCTGCTGATCTACAGGGTTTCGAAGGATCTCTCACTCTCCATACTCTCTGCTCTCCTTTTTGCCCTCCATCCGGTGCAGGTCGAATCGGTGGTCTGGCTGAGCGAGCGGAAGACAATCCTGGCCGCCGCCTTCGGGCTTGGTTCCTTCCTGGTCTTTCTCCGGTTCCTTGACCGGCGGGGGCGCGGCCTCTATGTTTCCGCTCTCCTTCTTTTTGCAGCGGCGCTTTTGAGTAAGGCCTCTGTGGTAATCCTTCCCCTTTTGTTTCTGGTCTATTTGCTCTTGTTCCCTCATGAGAAGCGTCACCTGTGGTTCCCGGTGATCCCTTTTTTTCTCCTTGCGGCGGCGGGGGCGGTGCTGACGGTTATGACCCAGCGCCGTGTTATTGTCCCCTATTATGGCGGTTCCCCCTATGCCACGGCCCTGACGATGCTTCCGGTTTTGGCCGAGTACCTCAGGATCTTCCTCTTTCCCTTCAATCTCTCTCCTTCCTATCAGCCGGTGATCTACCGGACTTTCTTCACGCCGCAGGTGTTTCTCTCCCTCCTTTTCCTTCTGATGCTGGTTTTTCTGGTATGGCGTCTGCGTCGTGACCGGGAGGTGCTGTTCTGGGCCGCCTGGGTCTTCATCCCGCTCCTTCCGGTTTTGCAGATCATCCCCTTTGTGACGATTATGAACGACCGTTATCTCTATCTCTCTCTCATCGGCATGGCCCCCCTCATGGTGAAGACGATTCGCCGTGCCGCCGGACGGAACGGGGCGGTCATGGTTACGGCGCTGATCCTTGCCCTGATTCTGCCGCAGACGATCTCCCGTGCCCGACTCTGGCGGCCGGGGCCCGACCTGTGGCTCGATGCGATCCGGCATTACCCGGAAAACGAGACCCTGTACCTCCAGCTTGCAACGGTCTATCAGAAGGGTGGCAGGATCCGCGCGGCCGAGACCGCCTTCCGGAAGGCGGCAGCGATCGATTCGGGGGACCTGACTCTTCACAAGAAGTACGGGGCGCTTTTGATGCAGGCCGGTCGGGATGAGGATGCGAAAAGGGAACTGCAGCGTGTCTATGACGCCGGCAGGCGGGATGTGGAACTTCTCTCCAATCTTGCCTATGCCTGCCTTGACACGGGTGACCCCGTTTCGGCGCTTCAGCACTTCCGGGAGGCGCTGTCCATGAATGACCGGGATGCCAATTCAATCTACGGCATGGCGATGGTGCATGAGCGTATGGGGAAGTGGGACCGGGCGGCCGACTTCTGGCGTCGGTTTCTCGAAGTTACCCCTCCGAACAACGCCTGGCGGGGAAAGGTTGAGCAGAGCCTGCGACGTGATGAGGCGAAGGCGGGTGGGGAGTGA
- a CDS encoding toxin, translating into MILWDDAKNLKLQLERKISFEEITAIILRKEYVDILENPSYPEQAIFVIRFNEYIWAVPFLVDQEGDIILKTAYPSRKLQKRYGASHE; encoded by the coding sequence ATGATTCTGTGGGATGATGCGAAAAATCTGAAGCTTCAATTAGAACGGAAAATTTCTTTTGAGGAGATTACCGCAATTATTTTGAGGAAAGAATATGTTGATATCCTGGAAAACCCATCTTATCCCGAACAGGCAATATTCGTTATCCGGTTTAATGAGTATATATGGGCTGTCCCGTTTCTGGTTGATCAGGAGGGTGATATTATCTTAAAAACTGCATATCCGAGTCGGAAACTGCAAAAAAGATATGGAGCAAGCCATGAATAG
- a CDS encoding antitoxin, giving the protein MNRKKVRLDEYERKVEDEILHYRPVSQAKRAEIERSLDQANEKKSISLRLRKYDLEKLKERAEQEGIPYQTLLSVIIHKFVTDQLIDRRSLIKGLQLLKNGNIA; this is encoded by the coding sequence ATGAATAGAAAAAAAGTCAGACTGGATGAATATGAACGGAAGGTTGAAGACGAGATTTTGCACTATCGGCCTGTTTCTCAGGCGAAAAGAGCAGAAATAGAAAGGTCGCTTGATCAGGCAAATGAGAAAAAGAGCATCAGCCTTCGCCTCAGGAAGTACGATTTAGAGAAACTGAAAGAAAGAGCAGAGCAAGAAGGTATTCCCTATCAGACACTACTATCTGTGATTATACATAAGTTTGTCACGGACCAACTCATAGATAGAAGAAGTCTGATCAAAGGACTGCAACTGTTAAAAAATGGGAATATCGCCTGA